The sequence CTACTCAGGCTTTGTTTATCAAGTATCTTGGACATGCCAAAGCCTCCGCTGGCGAAGTGCGGGCACAACTTTATATTGCGCTGGATCAAAAATACATCACACAAGAAGAATTTGATTCTGCCTACGCACTGGCCGAACAAACATCTCGGCAACTCTACGGTTTCATCCGGTATCTCGAAGCCCAACCGAACGTCCGCCGTGTCCGCGAAGATCACACTGAATACAACATCTAACCTTAAACTTTAAACCTTCAACCCGCAACCCGCAACCGCTAATGTCTCAAACCCCCCGCTTCATCCTCGCCGGAACCCTCACCCGCGATTACT is a genomic window of Chloroflexota bacterium containing:
- a CDS encoding four helix bundle protein, with product MSAIMRFEEIKAWQTARELTNMVYNFTRQSQFSRDFGLKDQIQRASISVMSNIAEGFESPTQALFIKYLGHAKASAGEVRAQLYIALDQKYITQEEFDSAYALAEQTSRQLYGFIRYLEAQPNVRRVREDHTEYNI